AAAAAACAATTGTTTCCCATTTGGTTTAGAATATGGGATCTTATTGTAATGAACTAGTTGATAAATAGATGATTTTTTAAACCCAGTATATTTTTCCAGGTCTGCTACTGATAAAATCTGTTTCTTGTTATTTAGAATTAGTTCCTCTAAATAATCAAGTTTTTCGAGTATTAATTTAGCGTTTTCCATAGTACTTTTTTTTAAGTTTTAGGTAAAGTATATGAAATCAAACTGTACTACAAAAAAATGTTTCTTTTGGAATTGTTTGGCATAAATTAGGTACGTAAAATAGTGATTTACATGTTAAAGTTTAGTTCAGGAATGAGCTCAGAAGCGGCTTTCATTTTACTGTCAATAATTTTGGTATAAATTTGAGTAGTTCTTATTTCTCTGTGACCTAAACGTTTAGATACAGTATATATGTCAGCTCCATTTTCAAGAAGCAAAACAGCATTAGTATGTCTAGCACTGTGAAAGGTTATGTGTTTTAAAATCCCAGCTCTATTACACCATCTTACTATTTCATTATTGTAAATGGCAGAATATTTTAGATTTGTAAATACTCGTTGATTAGGCATTTGCCTTTCTCCTAAAATATCTCTAGCTTGCTTTGATATATATAGGTATTCAACATTGTGTCAGTCTTCTCCTGCCTGTATACGATTCTAAAAACATCATCTTCATCACGTACTTCAGACCAAACCATTGTACTGATATCACTCCATCTGAGCCCTGTTAAACAAGAAAAGAGGAAAGCTCGTTTTAATACATCATACTTGCAGAAAGTTTTTGCAAGGTTTTGAACTTCATTAAAAGTTAAATATTCTCTTTGGCTTTCGGCTTGTTTAAATCCTTTAACTTTTTGCGCGTAGTTTATAGTCAGGTAACCTTCTTCGAAAGCTAGACGTAAAGCAGCTCTAAATTTATTGTGATATGCATATTTTGAATTAAGTGATAAAGGAAGTTTACTTTTTGTGAGCGCTTTATTATCGAAGTATTCTTTAACTTGTTTTAAAAAATAATCATCTACTTCGTCAAAGGTCAAGTTAGGAGATATACATTTTTGTAGGTGTAATAGACTTGCTGCCCAATTACCATAGTTTCTAGATGATTCATATTTCTCTTCTGTCTTTTCATGAAAAAAATCTAAAAAACATCTTTGTCCTTTGTTCTTATTTTTAAAACCATATTTCCCTCTTAAAACTTCACTTTGTCTTATAGCAAGGATATTTTCAGCTAACTGTAAGTTATCTTTGTTTTCTTTACGTTCTTTAGCATTTGAAGGGTTTCCATGTAAAAAGAGCTTAAGATTTTCAAACTCTCTAATATACTTTCTTTTACCTGTTGAACTAATTTCAGTCCCTTTAGAATATTCTATAATAAGACTAATTTTTCCACTTTTGAGTTTTCGTTGTTTTAATGTAATTCTCATAATATCCTATATTTTGTGGTTATACCAATTTTCACAACACTTTCACAACACTTTTTAAAAGTGTTGTGAAAGTGTTGCAACTAATATAGATAATTATGACATTAATGAAAAGAAAATAAAAGTTAAAGTATTGATTTTGAGTGTATTTAAAGAAACTAATTAGGATAAAAAAGACATGCTATTTGCCGATACAAAAATTAGCAAAAATGTTACCTAATAATTCGTCATTGGTAACTTGCCCGGTAATTTCACCAAAATAGTACAACGCTTGTCTAATATCAATAGCCATTAAATCGGCACTAATATTCGCATCCAATCCGTAATGTACTTTTTCAATTTCCTCTAAAGCTTTTAAAAGCGAATCATAATGGCGTGTGTTGGTAACAATTGTTTCGTTATTGCGTAAAGCACCGGTGTTAACTAAATTAAGTAAAGTGCTTTTTAGTGTGTCAATGCCCAATTTGTTTTTAGCCGAAATAAAAATGCAATCATTAATTTCTTGCTCAATAGCTGTTAATTGTTGCTCATTTAATAAATCCATTTTATTAAAAACAGTAATTAAACGCTTTAAGGGATATTGATTTTTAATTTGCGCAATTTCATTTTTCACCAATTCTAAACCGCTATTTGCAAGTTTAGCGCTATCTACTAAGTAAAAAACAACCTGAGCAGCTTCAATTTTTTCAAAAGTTTTCTGAATACCAATATGCTCCACCACATCTTTGGTTTCACGAATACCTGCCGTATCAATAAAACGGAAACCAATGCCATCAATCACCAATTCGTCTTCAATCGTGTCTCGCGTTGTGCCAGCAATGTCCGAAACAATAGCGCGTTCTTCATTTAAAAGAGCATTTAATAAGGTAGATTTCCCAACGTTTGGTTCGCCCACAATAGCAACCGGAATGCCGTTTTTAATCACATTTCCAACCGCGAACGAGTCAATTAAACGACGTAAAACAAACTGAATACGATTAATCAATTCTCTAAACGCAGTTCGATCTGCAAACTCAACATCTTCTTCACTAAAATCAAGTTCCAGTTCAATTAGCGAAGCAAAGTTTAAAAGTTCTTCGCGCAATTTGGCAATTTCGTTGCTAAATCCGCCACGCATTTGTTGCATGGCAATTTGATGCGCAGCTTCGTTATCGCTGGCAATTAAATCGGCAACTGCTTCGGCTTGTGACAAATCCATTTTACCGTTTAAAAACGAACGCATGGTAAATTCGCGCGGTAGCCATTCGGCAACCTTTGCGAAGTAAAAGCTGAATAATTTGTTGTTGAATAAAGGTTGAACCGTGGCATGAAATTTCTACCGTTGGTTCACCGGTGTATGAATTAGATCCTTTAAACAGAGATACCAAAACCTGATCTAACACGCGCGGTCCATCAACAATATGGCCCAAATGCAACGTGTGCGATTTTTGCTTGGTTAAATTCTTGCCTTTAATGGATTCAAAAATAGAATTTACAATTTCTATTGCATCATTTCCAGAAACGCGAATCACGGCAATTGCACCAGCGCCAGCCGCTGTAGCCAAAGCAACAATGGTATCTTTATTCATAACAGGTAATCTAAATTTTTTACAAAGTTACGTAAACCCATTCAAACTCTAAAACACAAAGTTTTGGGTATAACAAATAAAAAAGCGAGCTTATTTTTTGCTCGCTTTTTTCAATAATTTTTTAGCATTCATTTGTAATAATAGGCGAATGTTAGCGTACGAATTTTCGGCCGTTTGAGAAACCTTTTCAATCGGAATCCATTGTACATCTTCAATATCTTCTTCCGTTTGCGGAATCAACTCGCCGCTAAATCCAGAATCCATTTTATACCAAACGGTTTGTTTTAATTTAAAAACACCATTGCGTTTAAAAACGTGATATGTTTTACCAATTTTATAATCAATGCTCAGTTGGTTTACAC
This genomic window from Flavobacterium agricola contains:
- a CDS encoding helix-turn-helix transcriptional regulator, which gives rise to MENAKLILEKLDYLEELILNNKKQILSVADLEKYTGFKKSSIYQLVHYNKIPYSKPNGKQLFFQKSEIDDWLTKNKSLSNDQIQENALKYALRKKV
- a CDS encoding tyrosine-type recombinase/integrase; translation: MPNQRVFTNLKYSAIYNNEIVRWCNRAGILKHITFHSARHTNAVLLLENGADIYTVSKRLGHREIRTTQIYTKIIDSKMKAASELIPELNFNM
- a CDS encoding site-specific integrase translates to MRITLKQRKLKSGKISLIIEYSKGTEISSTGKRKYIREFENLKLFLHGNPSNAKERKENKDNLQLAENILAIRQSEVLRGKYGFKNKNKGQRCFLDFFHEKTEEKYESSRNYGNWAASLLHLQKCISPNLTFDEVDDYFLKQVKEYFDNKALTKSKLPLSLNSKYAYHNKFRAALRLAFEEGYLTINYAQKVKGFKQAESQREYLTFNEVQNLAKTFCKYDVLKRAFLFSCLTGLRWSDISTMVWSEVRDEDDVFRIVYRQEKTDTMLNTYIYQSKLEIF